TAGGCAAGCACCGCCTCGTGCACATAAGATCCGTACATTTTGTGTCCGCAAAAGGCGGGAATCAAGGCGGGGTGCACATTCATAATCCGATTCTTATAATCTTCGGGCACGTGCAGCAAGAGCATGTATCCCGCCAAAACAACCAGTTCCGCTTTGTAATCCCGTATAGCTTGCCAAACAGCCTCATTAAAGGCGGACTGAGAGGCGTAGTTTTTTTTGCTGATGGCGTGTTCGGGGATGTTGTGGTTGCGCGCCCGTTCCAGACCATAAGCATCTTTTTTGGAGCCGATGACACAAACGATATCAATATCCAGTTCACCCCGTTCTTGGAGGTCAATCAGATTCTGAAGTGTCGTGCCGCTGCCCGACAACAATACGGCTACCTTGGTCGGCATACTGCCTTCCTCCCATGGTTAGGAATTGAAATCTATGAAGGATCAGGGCGCTGTCCCTGACGGGTTGTCATATAGTAAGGATAAGCATTGTTGCAATGCAAAAGCGGGGCTACGCAAGAAG
The sequence above is drawn from the Candidatus Hydrogenedentota bacterium genome and encodes:
- a CDS encoding phosphoribosylglycinamide formyltransferase; its protein translation is MPTKVAVLLSGSGTTLQNLIDLQERGELDIDIVCVIGSKKDAYGLERARNHNIPEHAISKKNYASQSAFNEAVWQAIRDYKAELVVLAGYMLLLHVPEDYKNRIMNVHPALIPAFCGHKMYGSYVHEAVLAYGAKLTGATVHFVDEKYDHGPIILQEAVPVLPEDTIDTLADRVQEAERRLYPQAIRLFAEGRLKVEGRKVRLLPERSARNP